A single Tenacibaculum sp. 190524A02b DNA region contains:
- the rpsK gene encoding 30S ribosomal protein S11 → MAKSKVTKKRKVVIESVGEAHVTASFNNIIISLTNKKGDVISWSSAGKMGFRGSKKNTPYAAQLAAEDCASVAKEAGLRKVKVYVKGPGNGRESAIRSIHNSGIEVTEIIDVTPIPHNGCRPPKRRRV, encoded by the coding sequence ATGGCAAAGTCTAAAGTAACAAAGAAACGTAAAGTTGTAATTGAGTCAGTAGGTGAAGCACACGTTACTGCATCATTCAACAATATAATTATATCTTTAACAAACAAAAAAGGAGATGTTATCTCTTGGTCTTCAGCTGGTAAAATGGGCTTTAGAGGATCTAAGAAAAATACTCCTTATGCAGCTCAGTTAGCAGCAGAAGATTGTGCTTCTGTAGCAAAAGAAGCTGGATTACGTAAAGTTAAAGTATATGTAAAAGGACCAGGTAACGGTAGAGAATCTGCAATAAGATCTATTCATAATTCAGGTATAGAAGTAACAGAAATTATTGATGTTACTCCAATTCCTCATAATGGATGTCGTCCACCTAAAAGAAGAAGAGTATAA
- the rpsE gene encoding 30S ribosomal protein S5 has protein sequence MLGYKNVERVKPSGLELVDKLVGVQRVTKVTKGGRAFGFSAIVVVGDGNGVVGHGLGKSKDVSSAIAKAVEDAKKNLVRIPILDGTLPHEQKGKFGGAKVFIKPASHGTGVIAGGAVRSVLESVGIKDVLSKSQGSSNPHNVVKATFDALLQLRSAETIAKQRGISLEKVFNG, from the coding sequence ATGTTAGGATATAAAAACGTAGAAAGAGTAAAACCAAGCGGATTAGAGCTTGTAGATAAATTAGTAGGAGTTCAACGTGTTACTAAAGTAACAAAAGGAGGTAGAGCATTTGGTTTCTCTGCAATTGTTGTTGTTGGTGATGGTAACGGTGTTGTTGGACACGGTTTAGGAAAATCTAAGGATGTTTCTTCTGCAATAGCAAAAGCAGTGGAAGATGCTAAGAAAAACTTAGTTCGTATTCCTATATTAGACGGAACATTACCTCATGAGCAAAAAGGTAAGTTTGGTGGTGCAAAAGTATTCATCAAACCAGCATCTCATGGTACAGGAGTTATAGCAGGTGGTGCAGTTCGTTCTGTATTAGAATCTGTAGGTATAAAAGACGTATTATCAAAGTCTCAAGGATCATCAAACCCTCACAATGTTGTAAAAGCTACTTTTGACGCTTTATTACAATTACGTAGTGCTGAAACAATAGCTAAGCAAAGAGGTATTTCTTTAGAGAAAGTATTTAACGGATAA
- the rplQ gene encoding 50S ribosomal protein L17 yields the protein MRHGKKFNHLGRKTAHRKAMLSNMACSLIEHKRINTTEAKAKALRKFVEPLITKSKDDTTHNRRVVFSYLRNKFAVTELFKEISVKVGDRPGGYVRIIKLGNRQGDNAPMAMVELVDYNELYNPKGNKAKKTTRRSRRGGKKAAVAAPVETPTSQEEE from the coding sequence ATGAGACACGGAAAGAAATTTAATCATTTAGGAAGAAAGACTGCGCATAGAAAAGCAATGTTATCAAACATGGCTTGTTCATTAATTGAACATAAGCGCATTAATACTACAGAAGCTAAAGCTAAAGCTTTACGTAAGTTTGTTGAACCTTTAATTACAAAATCTAAGGATGATACAACTCACAATCGTCGTGTAGTATTCAGTTACTTACGTAACAAATTTGCTGTTACAGAATTATTTAAAGAAATTTCTGTAAAAGTAGGAGATAGACCAGGAGGTTATGTTCGTATAATAAAATTAGGAAATCGTCAAGGAGATAACGCTCCAATGGCTATGGTTGAATTAGTTGATTACAACGAGTTATACAATCCTAAAGGCAACAAAGCTAAGAAAACTACACGCCGTAGTCGTCGTGGAGGTAAGAAAGCGGCTGTTGCTGCTCCAGTTGAAACTCCAACTTCACAAGAAGAAGAATAA
- the rplR gene encoding 50S ribosomal protein L18: protein MALSKLERRQRIKYRIRKIVTGTSEKPRLSVFRSNKEIYAQIIDDVAGVTLASASSRDKNITSGSKAEAATAVGKAIAEKASKAGVETVAFDRNGYLYHGRVKVLADAAREAGLKF, encoded by the coding sequence ATGGCATTATCAAAGCTTGAAAGAAGACAACGTATTAAGTATAGAATTAGAAAGATTGTTACAGGAACATCTGAAAAACCTAGATTATCAGTTTTTAGAAGTAACAAAGAAATCTATGCTCAAATTATAGATGATGTTGCTGGAGTAACACTTGCATCAGCTTCATCAAGAGATAAAAATATTACATCTGGTTCTAAAGCAGAAGCTGCTACGGCTGTAGGAAAGGCTATCGCAGAAAAAGCTTCTAAGGCTGGCGTAGAAACTGTTGCTTTTGATCGTAATGGATATTTATATCACGGTAGAGTAAAAGTATTGGCAGATGCTGCAAGAGAAGCTGGTTTAAAATTTTAA
- a CDS encoding LytTR family DNA-binding domain-containing protein gives MKRYLNSEYPFYYKPKIAFLIGGIILLLSTLFSVLFEPFEVNFKELKFSYFTISFIHALLSFVIFITAAFILNSFRKENQVWKVKNEFIFLIMVLIIIGVFQFLIRDFIYAKNDNWSFRYLYEEIRNTVLVGSLLIFVITSINIQRLINFYESRGKRIKTISGRNNVDKYSSRIHIKTQVKSDDFSLDIKNFIFAKSDKNYIEFYFKDETILLKRITIKSLENQLRDYNFIIKTHRSYLINLKYITTIKGNAQGYKLIVENSDVIVPVSRTMIENFENRLRGLS, from the coding sequence ATGAAAAGGTATTTAAACAGTGAGTATCCATTTTACTACAAGCCTAAAATAGCATTTTTAATAGGGGGAATAATTCTCTTATTATCGACTTTGTTTAGTGTTTTATTTGAGCCGTTTGAAGTTAATTTTAAGGAGTTAAAGTTTAGTTATTTTACCATTTCTTTTATACACGCTTTATTGTCTTTCGTAATATTTATAACTGCAGCATTTATTTTAAATAGTTTTAGAAAAGAAAATCAGGTGTGGAAAGTAAAAAATGAATTTATTTTCCTCATAATGGTGTTAATTATAATAGGTGTATTTCAGTTTTTAATTAGGGATTTTATTTATGCCAAAAATGATAATTGGTCTTTTAGGTATTTATATGAAGAAATTAGAAATACTGTATTAGTAGGTAGCTTATTAATTTTTGTTATAACATCAATAAATATCCAAAGATTAATCAACTTTTATGAAAGTAGAGGTAAAAGAATAAAAACTATATCAGGAAGAAATAATGTTGATAAATATAGTTCTAGAATACATATAAAGACACAAGTTAAGTCCGATGATTTTAGTTTAGATATAAAGAACTTCATATTTGCTAAGTCAGATAAAAACTACATTGAATTTTATTTTAAAGATGAAACAATTCTTTTAAAAAGAATAACTATTAAAAGCTTAGAAAATCAATTAAGAGATTATAATTTTATTATTAAAACGCATAGGTCTTATTTAATAAACCTTAAATATATAACTACGATAAAAGGAAATGCGCAAGGTTATAAATTAATTGTAGAAAATTCCGATGTTATAGTACCTGTATCAAGAACAATGATTGAAAATTTTGAGAATAGATTGAGAGGTTTGTCATAA
- the rpsH gene encoding 30S ribosomal protein S8 → MYTDPIADFLTRVRNAIGAGHRVVEVPASKLKKEMTKILFDQGYILSYQFNDDSVQGSIKIALKYDRETRESVIRKIQRVSTPGLRKYVGAKEMPRVLNGLGIAIVSTSKGVMTNKKARQENVGGEVLCYVY, encoded by the coding sequence ATGTACACAGATCCAATCGCGGATTTTCTAACTCGAGTGAGAAATGCTATCGGTGCAGGTCACAGAGTAGTGGAAGTTCCAGCTTCAAAGCTGAAGAAGGAGATGACTAAAATTTTGTTCGATCAAGGGTACATTTTAAGTTATCAATTTAATGATGATTCTGTACAAGGAAGTATCAAGATAGCTTTAAAGTACGATAGAGAGACGAGAGAGTCAGTTATCAGAAAAATTCAAAGAGTTTCAACTCCAGGTTTACGTAAGTATGTGGGAGCTAAAGAAATGCCAAGAGTATTAAACGGTCTTGGAATTGCTATTGTTTCTACATCAAAAGGTGTGATGACTAACAAGAAAGCACGTCAAGAAAACGTAGGAGGCGAAGTATTATGTTACGTTTATTAA
- the carA gene encoding glutamine-hydrolyzing carbamoyl-phosphate synthase small subunit, which produces MKYQARKKALVLLADGTVFYGKSIGIEGTSTGEICFNTGMTGYQEVFTDPSYFGQLMVTTNAHIGNYGVSDEEVESDGIKISGLICRNFSFTHSRAGSDGNLKDWFVKHNLVAISDVDTRALVSYIRDNGAMNAIISTEVDKVDELKNKLANIPNMKGLELASKVSTKEPYFVGDKNAPIKISALDIGIKKNILRNLAKRGAYIKVYPYNSSFKEMNDFNPDGYFISNGPGDPEPLVDAQNTAKEIIEKNLPLFGICLGHQVIALANGISTYKMHNGHRGINHPVKNLITGKGEITSQNHGFAINREETEAHPDIEITHVHLNDNTVAGIRMKNKNVFSVQYHPEASPGPNDAEYLFDQFIENIRKQK; this is translated from the coding sequence ATGAAATATCAGGCACGTAAAAAAGCATTAGTCTTATTAGCAGATGGAACTGTATTCTATGGTAAATCTATTGGAATAGAAGGTACTTCAACAGGTGAGATTTGTTTTAATACAGGAATGACAGGTTACCAAGAAGTTTTCACTGATCCATCTTATTTTGGACAGTTAATGGTAACAACTAATGCTCATATTGGAAACTATGGGGTTTCTGATGAAGAGGTTGAGTCAGATGGAATTAAAATCTCTGGATTAATATGTAGAAATTTTAGTTTTACACATTCAAGAGCTGGTTCTGATGGTAACCTAAAGGATTGGTTTGTAAAACATAATTTAGTAGCTATTTCTGATGTTGATACTAGAGCATTAGTATCATATATTAGGGATAATGGAGCTATGAATGCAATTATATCCACTGAAGTAGATAAAGTTGATGAATTAAAAAATAAGTTAGCTAATATTCCTAATATGAAAGGACTGGAATTAGCTTCTAAAGTATCAACAAAAGAGCCTTATTTTGTTGGAGATAAAAATGCTCCAATCAAAATTTCTGCATTAGATATTGGGATAAAGAAAAATATTTTGAGAAATTTAGCTAAAAGAGGAGCCTATATAAAGGTGTATCCTTATAATAGTAGTTTCAAAGAAATGAATGATTTCAATCCTGATGGTTACTTTATTTCTAATGGACCTGGTGATCCAGAACCTTTAGTTGATGCTCAAAATACCGCAAAAGAAATTATAGAGAAGAATTTACCATTATTTGGTATATGTTTAGGTCATCAGGTAATTGCATTGGCTAATGGAATTTCGACATATAAAATGCATAATGGACACCGTGGAATAAATCACCCTGTTAAAAACTTAATTACAGGAAAAGGAGAAATAACATCTCAAAATCATGGTTTTGCTATTAATAGAGAAGAAACTGAAGCACATCCAGATATAGAAATAACACATGTACATTTGAATGACAATACTGTAGCAGGTATTCGAATGAAAAATAAAAATGTTTTTTCTGTACAGTATCATCCAGAGGCAAGTCCTGGGCCTAATGATGCGGAATATTTATTCGATCAATTTATAGAAAATATTAGAAAACAGAAATAA
- the ykgO gene encoding type B 50S ribosomal protein L36, whose protein sequence is MKVRASLKKRSADCKIVRRKGRLYVINKKNPRFKQRQG, encoded by the coding sequence ATGAAAGTAAGAGCATCATTAAAGAAAAGAAGTGCCGACTGCAAAATTGTACGCAGAAAGGGCAGATTATATGTAATAAATAAAAAGAATCCTAGATTTAAACAAAGACAAGGGTAG
- the rplF gene encoding 50S ribosomal protein L6, whose product MSRIGKNPIALPQGVEVKVNDNVVTVKGKLGELTQKLTSGISLKIEDGTLTLERPSDSKEHRAAHGLYRALINNMVEGVSKGYTKELELVGVGYRASNQGQKLDLALGFSHNIVLNLAPEVKVETISEKGKNPIVKLTSHDKQLVGQVAAKIRSFRKPEPYKGKGIKFVGEVLRRKAGKSA is encoded by the coding sequence ATGAGTAGAATAGGAAAAAATCCAATCGCATTGCCACAAGGTGTTGAAGTAAAAGTAAACGATAACGTGGTTACAGTTAAAGGAAAGTTAGGAGAGTTAACTCAAAAGTTAACTTCTGGAATTTCTTTGAAAATTGAGGATGGTACTTTAACATTAGAAAGACCATCAGATAGTAAAGAACACAGAGCTGCACATGGTTTATACCGTGCTTTAATCAATAATATGGTTGAAGGAGTAAGTAAAGGTTATACTAAAGAACTAGAATTAGTAGGTGTAGGTTATAGAGCATCTAACCAAGGTCAAAAATTAGATTTAGCTTTAGGTTTTTCTCATAACATTGTTTTAAATTTAGCTCCGGAAGTTAAGGTTGAGACTATATCTGAAAAAGGTAAAAATCCAATCGTTAAATTAACTTCACATGACAAGCAATTAGTTGGTCAAGTAGCAGCGAAGATTCGTTCATTCCGTAAGCCAGAGCCTTATAAAGGAAAAGGAATCAAGTTTGTAGGAGAAGTATTAAGAAGAAAAGCAGGTAAATCTGCATAA
- the rpsD gene encoding 30S ribosomal protein S4, protein MARYTGPKTKIARKFGEAIFGDDKNFEKRNYPPGQHGVGKRRGKKSEYAIQLMEKQKAKYTYGILERQFSNLFKKASSSKGITGEVLLQLCESRLDNVVYRLGVANSRRAARQLVSHRHITVNGDIVNIPSYRLRAGDVVAVREKSKSLEAIENALAANSNVYEWLSWNADQKAGTFVKVPERLQIPENIKEQLIVELYSK, encoded by the coding sequence ATGGCAAGATATACAGGACCAAAAACTAAGATTGCTCGTAAGTTTGGTGAAGCAATCTTCGGAGATGATAAAAACTTCGAAAAAAGAAATTACCCTCCAGGACAACATGGAGTAGGTAAAAGAAGAGGAAAAAAATCTGAATATGCAATCCAGTTAATGGAAAAGCAAAAAGCTAAGTATACTTATGGTATTCTTGAGCGTCAATTCAGTAACTTATTTAAAAAGGCATCATCTTCTAAGGGAATTACTGGTGAGGTTTTATTACAATTATGTGAGTCTCGTTTAGATAATGTAGTTTACCGTTTAGGTGTTGCTAACTCTAGAAGAGCTGCGCGTCAATTAGTTTCTCACCGTCACATTACTGTTAATGGTGATATCGTTAATATCCCATCATACAGATTAAGAGCTGGAGATGTGGTTGCTGTAAGAGAAAAATCTAAATCTTTAGAAGCAATTGAAAATGCTTTAGCAGCTAATAGTAATGTATATGAGTGGTTAAGCTGGAATGCTGATCAAAAAGCTGGAACATTTGTAAAAGTACCAGAAAGATTACAAATACCAGAAAACATCAAAGAACAGTTAATCGTAGAATTATATTCTAAGTAA
- the secY gene encoding preprotein translocase subunit SecY produces MNFINTLRDIFKIEELKEKILLTIGLIAVYRFMAAVPLPGIDPTQLAALKDQAGGGLLGLLNAFTGGAFARASVMALGIMPYISASIVVQLMGIAVPYLQKLQKDGESGRKKITQITRWLTILITLVQGPTYITAIKTQFGLPDSAFLVPGLTFWVSSMILLTAGTIFAMWLGERITDKGVGNGISLLITVGIIANFPVAFLQEVVSKTENAGGGGIMMILIELIVWFVVILLTVLLVTAVRKVAVQYARRTAVTNIKDVDGARQYIPLKLNAAGVMPIIFAQAIMFLPVALGQKFPALNSLADNFGLWYNVIFAILIIVFSYFYTAITIPTNKMAEDLKRSNGFVPGYKPGEETADYLDSVLSRITFPGSLFLAALSVLPAIIVKFGVTQNWAMFYGGTSLIIMVGVAIDTIQQINSYLLNSRYDGLMKTGNSNRKSLK; encoded by the coding sequence ATGAATTTTATAAATACTTTAAGAGACATTTTCAAAATTGAAGAGTTAAAAGAAAAAATACTTTTAACTATTGGTTTAATTGCTGTGTATCGTTTTATGGCAGCTGTTCCCTTACCAGGAATAGATCCTACACAATTAGCGGCATTAAAAGATCAAGCAGGAGGTGGTCTTTTAGGTTTATTAAACGCATTTACAGGAGGTGCATTTGCTAGAGCGTCAGTAATGGCACTTGGTATTATGCCTTACATTTCAGCATCTATTGTAGTTCAATTAATGGGAATAGCAGTTCCTTACTTACAAAAACTTCAAAAAGATGGTGAAAGTGGAAGAAAAAAGATTACACAAATTACAAGATGGTTAACCATCTTAATAACTTTAGTTCAAGGACCAACATATATCACAGCAATTAAAACTCAGTTCGGGTTACCTGATTCTGCGTTTTTAGTACCTGGTTTAACGTTTTGGGTATCATCAATGATATTATTAACAGCAGGAACAATTTTTGCTATGTGGTTAGGTGAAAGAATTACCGATAAAGGAGTTGGTAATGGAATTTCATTATTAATTACTGTTGGTATTATCGCAAACTTTCCAGTAGCATTTTTACAAGAAGTAGTTTCTAAAACTGAAAATGCTGGAGGTGGTGGAATCATGATGATTTTAATAGAATTAATAGTTTGGTTTGTAGTAATTTTATTAACAGTATTATTAGTTACAGCTGTTCGAAAAGTGGCCGTACAGTATGCAAGACGTACTGCAGTTACTAACATTAAAGATGTTGATGGAGCTAGACAGTATATCCCGCTTAAATTAAATGCAGCAGGAGTTATGCCTATTATATTTGCACAAGCAATTATGTTTTTACCAGTGGCATTAGGTCAAAAGTTTCCAGCTTTAAACAGTTTAGCTGATAATTTCGGTTTATGGTACAATGTTATATTTGCTATCTTAATTATTGTCTTCAGTTACTTTTATACGGCAATTACTATTCCTACAAATAAAATGGCAGAAGATTTAAAGAGAAGTAATGGTTTTGTTCCAGGTTATAAACCAGGTGAAGAAACTGCTGATTACTTAGATTCTGTGTTATCAAGAATAACTTTTCCAGGATCTTTATTCTTAGCAGCTTTATCGGTTTTACCAGCAATCATTGTGAAATTTGGAGTTACTCAAAATTGGGCAATGTTTTACGGAGGAACATCTTTAATCATTATGGTAGGAGTTGCAATTGATACAATTCAACAGATAAACTCATACTTATTAAATAGCCGTTATGACGGTTTAATGAAAACAGGTAATAGTAATAGAAAATCATTAAAGTAA
- the rplO gene encoding 50S ribosomal protein L15, protein MSLHNLKPAAGSTKSGKRVARGEGSGHGGTSTRGHKGAKSRSGYSRKIGFEGGQMPLQRRVPKFGFTNINRKEYVGVNLDKLQSLVDNGRITDTVNLDVLVENRLARKNDLVKILGRGELKAKLNITVHKFTATAKAAIEAAGGEAVTL, encoded by the coding sequence ATGAGTTTACATAACTTAAAACCAGCAGCAGGATCTACAAAAAGCGGTAAAAGAGTCGCTCGTGGAGAAGGTTCTGGTCATGGAGGTACCTCTACAAGAGGACACAAAGGAGCTAAATCTCGTTCAGGATATTCTCGTAAAATTGGTTTTGAAGGTGGACAAATGCCTCTTCAAAGACGTGTGCCTAAATTTGGTTTCACAAATATCAATAGAAAAGAATATGTTGGTGTAAATTTAGATAAATTACAAAGTTTAGTAGATAATGGTAGAATTACTGATACTGTGAATTTAGATGTATTAGTTGAAAACCGTTTAGCTCGTAAAAACGATTTAGTGAAAATATTAGGTCGTGGTGAGTTAAAAGCTAAATTAAATATTACTGTACATAAATTTACTGCTACAGCAAAAGCTGCTATTGAAGCTGCTGGAGGCGAGGCGGTAACCTTATAA
- the rpmD gene encoding 50S ribosomal protein L30, which translates to MSKIRVTQVKSQIGRLKNQKLTLEALGLRKVNQTVEHNATPAVLGMVNKVQHLVSVEEIK; encoded by the coding sequence ATGAGTAAAATTAGAGTTACACAAGTAAAAAGCCAAATAGGTCGACTTAAAAATCAAAAATTGACGTTAGAGGCTTTAGGATTACGTAAAGTGAATCAAACTGTAGAGCATAACGCTACTCCTGCAGTTTTAGGAATGGTTAATAAAGTTCAACACTTAGTTTCTGTAGAAGAAATTAAATAA
- a CDS encoding acyltransferase produces the protein MKTRRYDLDWLRVISVLAVFLHHVFMPFNGDDFHIMNDEHSKLLDDIMVYFEQFRLPILFLISGVGTVFAFSKRSWKSFIKERCKRLLIPLVFGVIFIVPFQVYYENIEDFQSFIESYPYLVSKLKVNHLWFIENLFYTSLTFIPFILFLRSSKSKVVKKYIERFSKQTGVISWCIVLVLIRVISKDYFPSNSKSFLNLSSTLYYSFFFTGGIIIATNNVLWKLIKINRKRNLMITLFFSLLFYFYYLIPEENIEPYLNLKNRWRLWYLVCALVSWSVITTVLGYAQQYLNKPSYVLGKLNESAYPFYILHQTVIIAIGYYVIQINSSIFIKVNLLLFSSLLVIFLIYYFIISRLNFFRFLFGMRTKSF, from the coding sequence ATGAAAACAAGACGTTACGATTTAGATTGGTTAAGGGTTATATCAGTTTTAGCTGTTTTTTTACATCATGTATTTATGCCATTTAATGGAGATGATTTTCATATAATGAATGATGAACATAGTAAACTGTTAGATGATATTATGGTGTATTTTGAACAGTTTAGATTACCAATATTATTTTTAATTTCTGGAGTTGGGACAGTTTTTGCTTTTTCTAAAAGAAGTTGGAAAAGTTTTATAAAAGAAAGGTGCAAAAGACTTTTAATCCCTCTTGTTTTTGGAGTAATCTTTATAGTGCCTTTTCAAGTTTATTATGAGAATATAGAGGACTTTCAATCATTCATTGAGTCTTATCCTTATCTAGTTTCTAAGTTAAAAGTAAACCATTTATGGTTTATAGAAAATTTGTTTTACACTTCTTTAACTTTTATACCATTCATACTTTTTCTTAGATCTTCTAAAAGTAAAGTCGTAAAAAAATATATAGAAAGATTTTCAAAACAAACAGGAGTTATATCTTGGTGTATTGTATTGGTTCTTATTCGAGTTATTAGTAAGGACTACTTTCCTAGCAATTCAAAAAGTTTTTTAAACCTTTCATCTACATTGTATTATAGTTTCTTTTTTACAGGAGGCATTATTATAGCAACAAACAATGTTTTATGGAAGTTGATAAAGATTAATAGAAAACGAAATTTGATGATAACATTATTTTTTAGTCTATTATTTTATTTTTATTACCTAATACCAGAAGAAAATATTGAACCATATTTAAACTTAAAAAATAGATGGCGACTATGGTATCTAGTTTGTGCATTGGTTAGTTGGTCAGTTATCACTACTGTTTTGGGGTATGCTCAACAATATTTAAATAAACCTAGTTATGTATTAGGAAAACTAAATGAAAGTGCATATCCATTTTATATACTACATCAAACAGTAATAATTGCTATAGGATACTATGTAATACAAATTAATTCAAGCATCTTTATAAAAGTAAATTTACTACTATTTAGTTCATTATTGGTTATCTTTTTAATTTATTATTTTATTATTTCTCGCTTGAACTTTTTTAGGTTTTTATTTGGAATGAGAACTAAGAGCTTCTAA
- the infA gene encoding translation initiation factor IF-1, whose translation MAKQPAIQQDGTITEALSNAMFRVELENGHIVTAHISGKMRMHYIKLLPGDKVKLEMSPYDLSKARITYRY comes from the coding sequence ATGGCTAAGCAACCAGCAATTCAACAAGATGGAACAATAACAGAAGCATTATCAAATGCAATGTTTCGTGTAGAGTTAGAAAATGGGCATATTGTTACGGCTCACATTTCAGGGAAAATGCGTATGCACTATATAAAATTATTACCTGGTGATAAGGTAAAGCTTGAAATGAGTCCTTATGATTTATCGAAGGCAAGAATTACTTACAGATATTAA
- the rpsM gene encoding 30S ribosomal protein S13, whose amino-acid sequence MARIAGIDIPKNKRGVIALTYIFGIGRSRAKEILAEAKIDESIKVQDWTDDQIAAIREQVGTYTIEGELRSEVQLNIKRLMDIGCQRGIRHRLGLPLRGQRTKNNSRTRKGKRKTVANKKK is encoded by the coding sequence ATGGCTAGAATCGCAGGTATTGATATTCCAAAGAATAAAAGAGGAGTTATTGCTTTAACTTACATCTTTGGTATAGGAAGAAGCAGAGCTAAAGAAATCTTAGCAGAAGCAAAAATAGATGAGAGTATCAAAGTTCAAGATTGGACTGATGATCAAATTGCAGCAATTCGTGAGCAAGTTGGAACTTACACAATAGAGGGTGAGTTACGTTCTGAAGTTCAATTAAACATTAAGCGTTTAATGGACATCGGATGTCAAAGAGGTATTCGTCACAGACTTGGATTACCATTAAGAGGTCAAAGAACTAAGAATAACTCTCGTACAAGAAAAGGTAAGAGAAAAACTGTAGCTAACAAGAAAAAATAA
- a CDS encoding DNA-directed RNA polymerase subunit alpha produces MAILNFQKPDKVIMVESTDFTGRFEFRPLEPGFGLTVGNALRRVLLSSLEGFAITSLRVDGVDHEFSTIEGVVEDVTEIILNLKQVRFKKQIEESDRETVSIAVSGQEQLTAGDLQKFISGFQVLNPDLVLCNMDKSVSFNAEITIEKGRGFVPAEENKRAGAPLGTIFTDSIYTPIKNVKYAIENFRVEQKTDYEKLVFDIDTDGSINPKDALTEAAKILIHHFMLFSDERITLEADEIAQTETYDEESLHMRQLLKTKLVDMDLSVRALNCLKAAEVDTLGDLVSFNKSDLMKFRNFGKKSLTELEELVINKGLNFGMDLSKYKLDRD; encoded by the coding sequence ATGGCAATTTTAAATTTTCAAAAACCAGATAAAGTAATAATGGTTGAATCTACTGATTTTACAGGTAGATTTGAGTTCAGACCTTTAGAGCCAGGTTTCGGTTTAACGGTAGGGAATGCTTTAAGAAGAGTATTATTATCTTCTTTAGAAGGTTTTGCAATTACATCATTAAGAGTAGATGGTGTAGATCATGAGTTTTCAACTATTGAAGGTGTTGTTGAAGATGTTACAGAAATCATTTTAAACTTAAAACAAGTTCGTTTTAAAAAGCAGATTGAAGAGTCTGATAGAGAAACAGTTTCTATAGCTGTATCTGGACAAGAGCAATTAACTGCAGGTGATTTACAAAAATTTATTTCAGGGTTTCAGGTTTTAAACCCAGATTTAGTTTTATGTAACATGGATAAGTCAGTTAGCTTCAATGCTGAAATCACAATAGAAAAAGGGAGAGGATTTGTCCCTGCTGAAGAAAATAAAAGAGCCGGAGCTCCATTAGGAACTATTTTTACTGATTCTATTTACACTCCTATTAAGAATGTAAAGTATGCAATAGAAAATTTCCGTGTAGAGCAAAAGACAGATTACGAAAAATTAGTTTTCGATATTGATACTGATGGATCAATAAATCCTAAGGACGCTTTAACAGAAGCTGCTAAAATATTAATTCACCATTTCATGTTATTCTCTGATGAGCGTATTACATTAGAAGCGGATGAGATTGCACAAACTGAAACATATGATGAAGAATCATTACATATGCGTCAGTTATTAAAGACTAAGTTAGTAGATATGGATTTATCTGTACGTGCATTAAACTGTTTAAAAGCAGCCGAAGTTGATACTTTAGGAGATTTAGTATCGTTTAACAAAAGTGATTTAATGAAGTTCAGAAACTTTGGTAAAAAATCATTAACAGAATTAGAAGAGTTAGTGATTAACAAAGGTTTAAATTTCGGAATGGATTTAAGCAAATACAAATTAGATAGAGATTAA